From the Streptomyces sp. NBC_00390 genome, the window GACATACATCTGCATCTGCATCAGCAGCTTGTCGCGATCGTCGATGAGCGTCATGTACGCGGCCGCCATCGCCTCCAGCGGCGAGCTGTCCGGGCGGACCTCCAGCGCGTCGGCAAAGGCCTTGGGAGTCTCCTCCAGGCAGCGCATCGCCGCCGCCAGGAACAGCTCCCGCTTGTTCTTGAAGAGCCGGAAGAGATACGGCTGCGAGACACCGACGCGTTTGGCGATCGCCTCGGTGGACGTGCCGTTGTAGCCACCGCGCGCGAACTCGGTGATCGCGGCACGGATGACACTCTCGCGCCGCTCCTCTGCGCTCATCCTGGCCATGGAGACAAAGTTAGTGGTCAATCACTAATTGAGCAAGCGCGATCCGCCGGACAGCCCGCACCGGAGGCCACGTAAGGGGCGCCCCTCCCGTGGGAGAGCGCCCCTTACACATAGGCCCGCTGACGACGTGGCCCGCGTCCGGGCCTGTCAGGCGAGCCGGACCACGGCGCGGGACATGCCCAGCACCTTCTGCCCGGCGCTCGTCGCCGTCAGGTCGACACGGACCCGGTTGTCGTCCAGCTTGGCCGCGACCTTGCCGCTGACCTCGATCAGCGCACCCTCGTCGTCGTTCGGCACGACCACGGGCCTGGTGAAGCGCACGCCGTACTCCACGACCGCACCCGGGTCGCCGGCCCAGTCGGTCACCACACGCGCCGCCTCGGCCATCGTGAACATGCCGTGCGCGATCACATCCGGAAGTCCGACCTCGACGGCGAACTTCTCGTTCCAGTGGATCGGGTTGAAGTCGCCCGACGCACCCGCGTACCGCACCAGCGTGGCGCGGGTCACGGGAAAACTCTGCGCCGGCAGCTCGGTGCCGACCTCGACATCCGCGTAAGAGATCTTCGCTGCCATCACGCCTCCTCGGCGGCGCGCGCCACCAGCTTCGTCCAGGCCG encodes:
- a CDS encoding TetR/AcrR family transcriptional regulator gives rise to the protein MARMSAEERRESVIRAAITEFARGGYNGTSTEAIAKRVGVSQPYLFRLFKNKRELFLAAAMRCLEETPKAFADALEVRPDSSPLEAMAAAYMTLIDDRDKLLMQMQMYVAVASAEAAGDREFGERIRAGWARIWDQANIAFAGDGKETADFLGCGMLINVLVALGFPEDHRVWSGLDMSELKVAKGSQVSEASGG
- a CDS encoding MaoC family dehydratase; this translates as MAAKISYADVEVGTELPAQSFPVTRATLVRYAGASGDFNPIHWNEKFAVEVGLPDVIAHGMFTMAEAARVVTDWAGDPGAVVEYGVRFTRPVVVPNDDEGALIEVSGKVAAKLDDNRVRVDLTATSAGQKVLGMSRAVVRLA